A single window of Nocardia sp. NBC_01327 DNA harbors:
- a CDS encoding NADPH-dependent F420 reductase has translation MKIGIVGTGSVGRTLAARLVELGHDVVIGTRDVAATEAKAEEPFPAPLRTSAEAAAHAEVVINATGGQVSVSALQGAGAENLAGKVLIDIANPLDFSDGFPPTLAVCNTDSLGEQIQRAFPDAHVVKTLNTVNADVMAYPEKLADGDHTMFVSGNSDEAKSTVLQLLREFGWRDIIDLGDITNARATEMLLPLWVRLMAPLGTMAYNYKVVR, from the coding sequence ATGAAGATCGGAATCGTCGGCACCGGATCGGTGGGACGCACCCTCGCGGCGCGGCTGGTGGAGTTGGGACACGATGTGGTCATCGGCACCCGCGATGTGGCCGCCACCGAGGCGAAGGCGGAGGAGCCGTTCCCCGCGCCGCTGCGTACCTCGGCCGAGGCGGCCGCACATGCGGAGGTTGTCATCAATGCCACCGGCGGTCAGGTCAGTGTGAGTGCGCTGCAGGGTGCGGGCGCGGAGAATCTGGCGGGCAAGGTGCTCATCGATATCGCCAATCCCCTCGACTTCTCCGACGGCTTCCCGCCCACCCTGGCTGTCTGCAATACCGATTCGCTCGGTGAGCAGATCCAGCGCGCCTTCCCGGACGCCCACGTGGTCAAGACCCTCAATACCGTCAATGCCGACGTCATGGCATACCCCGAGAAGCTGGCGGACGGCGATCACACCATGTTCGTCTCCGGTAATAGCGACGAGGCCAAATCCACCGTCCTGCAACTGCTCCGCGAATTCGGCTGGCGCGACATCATCGACCTCGGCGACATCACCAACGCCCGCGCCACGGAAATGCTGCTCCCCCTCTGGGTTCGCCTGATGGCCCCGCTCGGCACGATGGCCTACAACTACAAGGTGGTCCGCTAG
- a CDS encoding Fur family transcriptional regulator has protein sequence MTGAGHRIGAAESGTIAPGHSEDRVRTMLRERGLRCTTPRLAVLGVLDTDPPIGHLSAGQIHRRLTEQGREVDVTTVYRTVSTLVEVGVLHALTLDEHVTTYGLADHPHHHAICTRCTTMIEVPADRLSTALAQASLGSSFALSEHAGLTLHGLCPDCQAAQDATADVH, from the coding sequence ATGACAGGAGCAGGCCACCGAATCGGCGCAGCGGAATCCGGGACCATCGCCCCCGGCCATTCCGAAGACCGGGTGCGCACCATGCTGCGCGAGCGCGGATTACGTTGTACAACACCGCGATTGGCGGTGCTGGGCGTCCTGGATACCGATCCGCCCATCGGGCATCTCAGTGCGGGACAGATCCATCGCCGCCTCACCGAGCAGGGCCGCGAGGTCGACGTGACCACGGTGTACCGGACGGTATCGACGCTGGTCGAGGTCGGCGTGCTGCATGCGCTGACGCTCGACGAGCACGTCACGACCTACGGTTTGGCCGACCATCCGCACCACCACGCCATCTGCACCCGGTGCACCACCATGATCGAAGTCCCCGCCGACCGCTTGAGCACCGCGCTGGCCCAGGCGAGCCTCGGCAGCTCCTTCGCCCTGTCCGAGCACGCGGGGCTGACCCTGCACGGATTGTGCCCGGACTGCCAGGCGGCGCAGGACGCCACCGCCGACGTCCACTGA
- a CDS encoding HoxN/HupN/NixA family nickel/cobalt transporter, producing MTTTETGRKPSRLEVIRTALTRGEWARVAAMVGLIVALHVIGWVTLVAIVAPHHFSLGDKTLGIGVGLTAYTLGLRHAFDADHISAIDNTTRKLMNDGQRPLSVGFFFSLGHSTVVFVLALLLSVGVKAVVGPVQDDSSALHHYTGLIGTTVSGTFLYIIAIINIVVLVGILRVFRNMRSGRYDEAELEKQLDNRGFMNRFFGGAMKSITKPWQMYPVGILFGLGFDTATEVALLVLAGTSAAAGLPWYAILCLPVLFAAGMSLLDTIDGSFMNFAYGWAFSKPVRKVYYNITITGLSVAVALIIGTVELLGLLADQLGWSGGIWDWIGGLNLNVLGFVIVGLFVLTWVAALLIWRFGRIEEKWSVALADREAL from the coding sequence ATGACAACCACGGAGACCGGGCGGAAGCCTTCACGGCTCGAGGTCATTCGCACCGCACTGACCCGAGGGGAATGGGCGCGGGTCGCCGCCATGGTCGGGCTGATCGTCGCGCTGCATGTGATCGGCTGGGTCACCCTGGTGGCCATCGTCGCGCCGCACCATTTCAGCCTCGGCGACAAGACACTCGGCATCGGCGTCGGCCTGACCGCGTACACCCTCGGCCTGCGGCATGCCTTCGACGCCGACCACATCTCCGCGATCGACAACACCACCCGCAAACTCATGAACGACGGGCAGCGTCCGCTCTCGGTGGGATTCTTCTTCTCGCTCGGCCACTCCACCGTCGTCTTCGTGCTCGCGCTGCTGCTGTCGGTGGGGGTGAAGGCGGTGGTCGGACCGGTCCAGGACGATTCGTCCGCGCTGCACCACTACACCGGACTGATCGGCACGACCGTGTCGGGCACCTTCCTCTACATCATCGCGATCATCAATATCGTTGTCCTGGTGGGGATCCTGCGCGTCTTCCGGAATATGCGATCCGGCCGATACGACGAGGCCGAACTCGAGAAGCAGCTCGACAATCGCGGCTTCATGAACCGCTTCTTCGGCGGAGCCATGAAGTCGATCACCAAGCCCTGGCAGATGTACCCCGTAGGCATCCTTTTCGGCCTCGGCTTCGATACCGCCACCGAGGTGGCCCTGCTCGTCCTGGCCGGCACCAGCGCCGCCGCCGGCCTGCCCTGGTACGCAATCCTCTGTCTGCCGGTCCTTTTCGCCGCCGGTATGAGCCTGCTCGATACCATCGACGGCTCGTTCATGAACTTCGCCTACGGCTGGGCCTTCTCCAAACCGGTCCGCAAGGTCTACTACAACATCACCATCACCGGCCTGTCCGTCGCCGTGGCCCTCATCATCGGCACCGTCGAACTGCTGGGCCTGCTCGCCGATCAACTCGGCTGGTCCGGCGGCATCTGGGACTGGATAGGCGGCCTGAACCTCAATGTCCTCGGCTTCGTCATCGTCGGCCTGTTCGTCCTGACCTGGGTTGCCGCGCTGCTCATTTGGCGTTTCGGCCGTATCGAGGAGAAGTGGTCCGTCGCACTGGCGGATCGGGAGGCGCTGTGA
- a CDS encoding DNA-formamidopyrimidine glycosylase family protein → MPEGDTVFLAAARLRRALDGKTLTRSDFRVPKYATLDLRGEPVESVGSYGKHLFVRTPGLSIHTHLKMEGVWRVYTPGQRWTKPGFTARLILATADSEAVGFALGLVEVLRRADEHTAVDHLGPDLLGPNWDTAEAVRRLSGKPEQPIGSALLDQRNLAGIGNIYRSEICFLGRVHPATPVGDLADLPALVDEAHRVLTQAAHQPPWRALAYGRQRRPCRRCGTTMLVHLLADDPALPRADRGIYFCPRCQPAPPST, encoded by the coding sequence ATGCCTGAGGGCGATACCGTCTTCCTGGCGGCAGCGCGCCTGCGCCGCGCCCTGGACGGAAAGACACTGACCCGCAGCGACTTCCGCGTGCCGAAGTACGCCACCCTCGACCTGCGCGGCGAGCCGGTGGAGAGCGTGGGCAGCTACGGCAAGCACCTGTTCGTGCGCACTCCCGGACTCAGCATTCACACCCATCTGAAGATGGAGGGCGTATGGCGGGTCTACACCCCCGGACAGCGCTGGACCAAACCGGGTTTCACCGCCCGCCTGATCCTCGCCACCGCGGACTCGGAAGCCGTAGGTTTCGCCCTCGGCCTGGTCGAAGTGCTGCGCCGCGCCGACGAGCACACCGCCGTCGACCATCTCGGCCCGGATCTCCTGGGCCCGAACTGGGATACCGCTGAAGCAGTCCGCCGACTGTCCGGAAAGCCGGAGCAGCCCATCGGTTCGGCTTTGCTGGACCAGCGAAATCTCGCGGGAATCGGCAATATCTACCGCAGCGAAATCTGCTTCCTGGGCCGCGTCCATCCCGCGACACCGGTCGGCGACCTCGCCGACCTGCCCGCCCTGGTCGACGAAGCCCATCGGGTACTCACCCAGGCCGCACACCAACCACCCTGGCGCGCACTGGCTTACGGCCGCCAACGCCGCCCCTGCCGCCGCTGCGGCACCACCATGCTCGTCCATCTGCTCGCCGATGATCCGGCTCTACCCCGCGCCGACCGCGGCATCTACTTCTGCCCGCGCTGCCAGCCCGCACCGCCCAGCACATAG
- a CDS encoding ATP-dependent helicase, with product MDRFSPATRQWFDGAFPAPTAAQLGAWQAIAAGEHTLVVAPTGSGKTLSAFLWAIDRLATREPAPPKAKGEKRKTSVLYISPLKALAVDVERNLRAPLVGITQTAKRLELPAPEISVGVRSGDTSPADRRGLLRTPPDILITTPESLFLMLTSAARETLSEVHTVIVDEVHAIAGSKRGAHLALSLARLDALRAASPGFERPAQRIGLSATVRPPAEVGRFLVGSAPITIVNPPAPKTFDLSVRVPVADMTEPDAGAEDSDQPGSIWPHVDEAIVDLVLKYRSSIVFANSRRLAERLTARLNEEYAGRIGAEVDTEHAPPAQLGASTEVIHGAPPLLARAHHGSVSKEQRALIEDDLKSGRLRCVVATSSLELGIDMGAVELVVQVEAPPSVASGLQRVGRAGHQVGEISRGVIFPKHRTDVIHCAVASQRMTAGQIEELKIPLHPLDILAQQTVAACALEAIDAESWFETVRSTGSYGALPRSAYDSVLDLLAGRYPSDEFAELRPRIVWDRDAGTLTGRPGAQRLAVTSGGAIPDRGLFPVFMVGEKASRVGELDEEMVYESRVGDVFALGATSWRIEEITFDRVLVTPAFGLPGRLPFWHGDSLGRPAELGAALGEFVRTAGKAVEQHGTGAVRSTTVRANSADPVQLGTALQELPHGAETKDSRSKRNGQGGSKSTGHAKVARPETELERVTAAAGLDSNATANLVALLQEQRVATGQLPTDRTLLVERFRDELGDWRVVLHSPYGLPVHAPWALAVGARLRERFGVDAAPTASDDGIVVRLPDTTDDPPGAELFVFEPDEIDDVVTEQVGGSALFASRFRECAARALLLPRRDPGKRAPLWQQRQRAAQLLDVARKFPEFPILLETVRECLQDVYDLPSLRDLLSRVARRQVRLVEVETATPSPFANSLLFDYIGQFMYEGDSPLAERRAAALSLDSSLLAELLGRVELRELLDAAVLEQTERELQRLTPERHARDMEGLADLLRLLGPLTAEEAAERCTDDPRPWFAELVKAHRALEVSFAGSRWWVAVEDAARLRDALGVPLPIGVPAAFIEPVADPLGDLIGRYARTHGPFTLTAAAHRFGLGTAVVATGLHRLALEKRVVEGEFTPGSAGSEWCDSEVLRRLRRRSLAAARKEVEPVATAALARFLPAWQHIGTGELRGVDGVAAVVEQLAGVPIPASAWESLILPARIRDYSPAMLDELMATGEVLWSGHGSITAKDGWIALHPADQAAVTLPPPDDLDLTEIHISLLMALGATVIGGTPSPEAADPAVITGPADASATTPQAGQDADGVAPGRRKAGSLATGSGFQVVDMAGGGAYFFRQLVDASGVEDEGAVVTALWELAWAGYIGGDTFAPVRALLAGTARTSTAHRTPRRAPRGRMYLPRTGIPARTSPPSVAGRWALLPERVADNTVRAHATADVLLERYGVLTKGSVQSEGVRGGFALMYRVLTEFEDRGRCRRGYFVDSLGGAQFSTTDVVDRLRSFDSDRPHSADEGDARPGESRPGQGGSHSAGKSLVLAACDPANSYGAALPWPKSAVEGAGHRPGRKAGALVVLVDGELALYLERGGKTLLTFTEDPAARTAAATALAGLVHDRRVDSLVIDRVNGESVHGNTFAGFLTQAGFAATPKGFRLRSRP from the coding sequence ATGGATCGGTTCTCTCCCGCCACCCGGCAGTGGTTCGACGGCGCCTTCCCGGCGCCGACGGCCGCCCAGCTGGGGGCCTGGCAGGCCATTGCGGCGGGCGAGCACACCCTGGTCGTCGCGCCCACCGGGTCCGGTAAGACGCTGTCGGCATTCCTGTGGGCCATCGACCGGCTGGCCACCCGGGAGCCGGCGCCGCCCAAAGCCAAGGGCGAGAAGCGCAAGACCTCGGTGTTGTACATCTCGCCGCTGAAGGCCCTCGCCGTGGATGTGGAGCGCAATCTGCGGGCGCCGCTCGTGGGGATCACGCAAACGGCCAAACGGCTGGAATTGCCCGCCCCGGAGATCAGCGTGGGGGTGCGGTCCGGTGATACCAGTCCGGCCGATCGGCGCGGGTTGCTGCGCACGCCGCCGGACATTCTGATCACCACGCCGGAATCACTGTTCCTCATGCTCACCTCTGCGGCGCGGGAGACGCTGAGCGAGGTGCACACCGTGATCGTGGACGAGGTGCACGCCATCGCCGGGTCCAAACGCGGTGCGCACCTGGCGCTTTCGCTGGCCCGGCTGGATGCGCTGCGGGCCGCCTCGCCCGGGTTCGAACGTCCCGCGCAGCGGATCGGGCTGTCGGCGACGGTGCGGCCACCGGCGGAGGTGGGGCGGTTCCTGGTCGGTAGCGCGCCGATCACCATTGTGAATCCGCCCGCGCCCAAGACCTTCGATCTGTCGGTGCGGGTGCCGGTCGCGGATATGACCGAACCCGATGCGGGCGCGGAGGATTCGGATCAGCCGGGCTCCATCTGGCCGCATGTGGACGAGGCTATCGTCGATCTGGTGCTCAAGTATCGATCCTCCATCGTGTTCGCGAATTCGCGGCGGCTGGCGGAGCGGCTGACCGCGCGGTTGAACGAGGAGTACGCCGGGCGCATCGGCGCGGAGGTGGACACCGAGCATGCGCCGCCCGCGCAATTGGGTGCGTCCACCGAGGTGATTCACGGTGCGCCGCCGCTGCTGGCGCGCGCGCATCACGGTTCGGTGAGCAAGGAGCAGCGGGCGCTCATCGAGGATGATCTCAAGAGCGGGCGGCTGCGCTGTGTGGTCGCGACCAGCAGCCTGGAGCTCGGAATCGATATGGGCGCGGTCGAATTGGTGGTGCAGGTGGAGGCGCCGCCCTCGGTTGCCAGCGGCCTGCAGCGGGTGGGCCGGGCCGGGCATCAGGTCGGTGAGATCTCGCGCGGAGTGATCTTCCCGAAGCATCGCACCGATGTCATCCACTGCGCGGTGGCCTCGCAGCGGATGACCGCCGGGCAGATCGAGGAATTGAAGATTCCGCTGCATCCGCTCGATATCCTCGCCCAGCAAACCGTCGCGGCGTGCGCACTGGAGGCCATCGACGCCGAGAGCTGGTTCGAGACGGTGCGCAGCACGGGAAGCTATGGCGCCCTCCCCCGTTCGGCCTACGATTCGGTGCTCGATCTCCTCGCCGGTCGCTACCCCTCCGACGAATTCGCCGAGCTCCGGCCCCGAATCGTGTGGGACCGCGACGCGGGCACCCTCACCGGCCGCCCCGGCGCCCAGCGCCTGGCCGTCACCTCCGGCGGCGCCATTCCCGATCGCGGTCTCTTCCCGGTCTTCATGGTCGGCGAAAAAGCCTCCCGGGTAGGCGAACTCGACGAGGAGATGGTCTACGAGTCCCGCGTAGGCGACGTCTTCGCCCTCGGCGCCACCAGCTGGCGCATAGAGGAGATCACCTTCGACCGGGTCCTCGTCACCCCCGCCTTCGGCCTCCCCGGCCGCCTCCCCTTCTGGCACGGCGACTCCCTCGGCCGCCCCGCCGAATTGGGCGCGGCCCTAGGCGAATTCGTCCGCACGGCCGGTAAGGCGGTGGAGCAGCACGGCACGGGAGCAGTGCGCTCGACCACCGTGCGGGCCAATAGTGCGGATCCCGTTCAACTAGGCACGGCTCTGCAGGAACTCCCCCACGGCGCAGAAACGAAGGACTCCCGCAGCAAGCGAAATGGGCAGGGCGGCAGCAAGTCGACAGGTCACGCGAAGGTGGCTCGACCGGAGACCGAGTTGGAGCGGGTCACTGCCGCGGCGGGGCTGGATTCGAATGCGACGGCGAATCTGGTTGCGCTGCTGCAGGAGCAGCGGGTGGCCACGGGGCAGTTGCCGACGGATCGGACGCTGCTGGTGGAGCGGTTCCGCGATGAGCTCGGGGATTGGCGGGTGGTGTTGCATTCGCCGTACGGGTTGCCGGTGCATGCGCCGTGGGCGCTGGCGGTGGGGGCGCGGCTGCGGGAGCGGTTCGGGGTGGATGCGGCGCCCACGGCTTCGGATGACGGGATCGTGGTGCGACTGCCGGACACCACGGACGATCCGCCGGGGGCGGAGTTGTTCGTGTTCGAGCCCGATGAGATCGACGATGTGGTGACCGAGCAGGTGGGCGGGTCGGCGCTGTTCGCCTCGCGATTCCGGGAGTGCGCGGCGCGGGCGCTGCTGCTGCCGCGCCGGGATCCCGGCAAGCGGGCGCCGCTGTGGCAGCAGCGGCAGCGGGCCGCGCAATTGCTGGATGTGGCAAGGAAATTCCCGGAGTTCCCGATCCTGCTGGAGACGGTGCGGGAGTGCCTGCAGGATGTGTACGACCTGCCCTCGCTGCGCGATCTGCTGAGCCGGGTGGCGCGCCGGCAGGTGCGCCTGGTGGAGGTCGAGACGGCCACGCCGTCGCCGTTCGCGAACTCGCTGCTGTTCGATTACATCGGGCAGTTCATGTACGAGGGCGACAGTCCGCTCGCGGAGCGGCGGGCGGCGGCGCTGTCACTGGACTCCAGCCTGCTGGCGGAGCTGCTGGGGCGGGTGGAGCTGCGGGAACTGCTCGATGCCGCGGTCCTGGAGCAGACCGAGCGGGAATTGCAGCGGCTGACGCCGGAGCGGCATGCGCGGGATATGGAGGGGCTGGCCGATCTGTTGCGGCTGCTCGGGCCGCTCACCGCCGAGGAAGCCGCTGAGCGCTGCACCGACGATCCGCGACCGTGGTTCGCCGAACTGGTGAAAGCCCATCGGGCCCTGGAGGTTTCCTTCGCGGGCTCGCGGTGGTGGGTGGCGGTCGAGGATGCGGCCCGGCTGCGGGATGCACTGGGTGTGCCACTGCCCATCGGTGTTCCGGCCGCCTTCATCGAGCCGGTCGCCGATCCGCTCGGCGATCTGATCGGCCGGTATGCCCGGACCCACGGTCCGTTCACGCTGACCGCGGCCGCGCACCGATTCGGGCTGGGCACCGCGGTGGTCGCCACCGGCCTGCATCGACTGGCTCTCGAAAAGCGTGTGGTGGAAGGCGAATTCACGCCGGGTTCCGCCGGGTCCGAATGGTGCGACAGCGAGGTGCTGCGCCGCCTGCGCCGCCGGTCCCTGGCCGCGGCCCGCAAGGAGGTGGAACCGGTCGCCACCGCAGCCCTGGCGCGCTTCCTCCCGGCCTGGCAGCACATCGGCACCGGCGAACTGCGCGGAGTAGACGGCGTCGCCGCCGTCGTGGAACAGCTTGCGGGCGTGCCGATCCCGGCCTCGGCCTGGGAATCGCTCATTCTCCCCGCCCGCATCCGCGACTACTCCCCCGCCATGCTCGACGAACTCATGGCCACCGGCGAGGTGCTGTGGTCCGGTCACGGCTCGATCACCGCCAAAGACGGCTGGATCGCCCTGCACCCCGCCGACCAGGCCGCCGTCACCCTCCCCCCACCCGACGACCTCGACCTCACCGAAATCCACATCAGCCTCCTGATGGCCTTGGGCGCCACCGTAATCGGTGGCACCCCATCTCCCGAGGCAGCCGATCCCGCCGTGATCACCGGCCCGGCCGACGCCTCCGCGACTACGCCACAGGCAGGGCAGGATGCCGACGGAGTCGCACCCGGTCGGCGGAAGGCCGGGTCGCTCGCAACGGGGTCCGGGTTCCAGGTGGTGGATATGGCCGGGGGTGGCGCGTACTTCTTCCGGCAGCTGGTTGATGCCAGTGGGGTGGAGGACGAGGGTGCGGTGGTCACCGCGCTGTGGGAGTTGGCCTGGGCGGGGTACATCGGCGGGGATACGTTCGCGCCGGTGCGGGCGCTGCTGGCGGGGACGGCGCGGACTTCGACGGCGCATCGGACCCCGCGGCGGGCTCCGCGGGGGCGGATGTATCTGCCGCGCACGGGGATTCCGGCGCGGACGAGTCCGCCCAGTGTGGCGGGGCGGTGGGCGCTGCTGCCGGAACGGGTGGCCGACAATACGGTGCGGGCGCATGCCACGGCGGATGTGCTGCTGGAGCGGTACGGGGTGCTGACCAAGGGGTCGGTGCAGAGCGAGGGTGTGCGGGGCGGGTTCGCGCTGATGTATCGGGTGCTCACCGAGTTCGAGGACCGGGGGCGGTGCCGGCGCGGGTATTTCGTGGATTCGCTGGGTGGGGCGCAGTTTTCGACGACGGATGTGGTGGACCGGCTGCGGTCGTTCGACAGCGATCGGCCGCACAGCGCCGACGAGGGCGACGCTCGCCCCGGCGAGAGCCGGCCCGGCCAGGGCGGGAGCCACTCCGCCGGGAAGTCGCTGGTGCTGGCGGCCTGTGATCCGGCGAATTCGTATGGGGCGGCGCTACCTTGGCCGAAGTCGGCGGTCGAGGGTGCGGGGCATCGGCCGGGCCGCAAGGCGGGTGCGCTGGTGGTGCTGGTGGACGGCGAGCTCGCGCTGTATCTGGAGCGCGGGGGCAAAACGCTGCTGACCTTCACCGAGGATCCCGCGGCCCGGACGGCGGCGGCCACGGCCCTGGCGGGGCTGGTGCACGATCGGCGTGTCGATTCGCTGGTCATCGACCGGGTGAACGGTGAGTCCGTGCACGGCAATACCTTCGCAGGCTTCCTCACCCAGGCCGGTTTCGCCGCCACCCCCAAGGGTTTCCGGCTGCGGAGCCGCCCGTGA
- a CDS encoding histidine phosphatase family protein, producing MQKVLRLDLVSHGMTEAMRKARFPVDEPLTEAGRRAVAACGRLHAARVLTAPERRAVETATVMGLTGAEDSRLRDLDAGAWRGGELMSVPKEDLYLWLTDPGYRGHGGESVADVVERTGEWMADIAVEGEPTIAITHPAIIRAALLVTLDAPAKSFWRIDVPPVSVTRLHYRGEWTLHFRP from the coding sequence GTGCAGAAGGTGCTCCGACTCGATCTGGTCAGTCACGGGATGACCGAGGCGATGCGCAAAGCACGATTTCCGGTCGACGAACCGCTCACCGAAGCCGGTCGCCGCGCGGTCGCCGCCTGCGGTCGCCTGCATGCCGCGAGGGTGCTCACCGCCCCCGAGCGCCGGGCGGTCGAGACGGCCACCGTCATGGGCCTGACGGGCGCGGAGGATTCGCGACTACGCGATCTGGATGCGGGCGCCTGGCGCGGCGGCGAACTCATGTCGGTCCCCAAGGAGGACCTCTACCTCTGGCTCACCGATCCGGGCTATCGCGGCCACGGCGGTGAATCGGTGGCGGATGTGGTCGAGCGAACCGGCGAATGGATGGCCGATATCGCCGTCGAGGGCGAACCCACCATTGCCATCACCCATCCCGCGATCATTCGCGCCGCCCTGCTCGTCACCCTCGACGCGCCCGCAAAATCGTTCTGGCGCATAGACGTTCCCCCGGTCAGCGTGACGCGGCTGCACTATCGCGGCGAATGGACCCTGCACTTCCGGCCGTGA
- a CDS encoding TetR/AcrR family transcriptional regulator yields the protein MARLTRSESQARTRTDLLVTARDLFLTEGYAKTSLERVAEEAGYSKGAVYSNFKTKSALCLEVLGLIHETKFGEVTELIEGDDSLEARLERFQSWAERTLGDVGWTMLEFEFAIVARDDPALQAALVSSLGLVRGTVAAQLQVLADSTGLTLPLPAEDAATAVLSLGLGLGIQRAIDPSLSARLITDAVRAMVRSSLTA from the coding sequence ATGGCACGACTGACCCGGTCCGAAAGCCAGGCCCGCACCCGCACGGACCTGCTGGTGACAGCACGCGATCTGTTCCTCACCGAGGGGTACGCCAAGACCAGCCTGGAACGGGTCGCCGAGGAGGCCGGGTACTCCAAGGGCGCGGTGTACTCGAACTTCAAGACCAAATCGGCACTGTGCCTGGAAGTGCTGGGGCTCATTCACGAGACCAAGTTCGGCGAGGTCACCGAACTGATCGAGGGCGACGACAGCCTCGAGGCGCGGTTGGAGCGCTTTCAGAGCTGGGCCGAGCGCACGCTCGGCGATGTCGGGTGGACGATGCTCGAATTCGAATTCGCCATTGTGGCGCGCGATGATCCGGCGTTGCAGGCGGCCCTGGTTTCCAGTCTGGGATTGGTGCGCGGCACCGTCGCGGCGCAACTGCAGGTGCTCGCGGATTCCACGGGGCTGACGCTGCCGCTGCCCGCCGAGGACGCGGCCACCGCGGTTTTGAGCCTGGGCCTGGGCCTCGGCATTCAGCGGGCCATCGATCCGAGCCTGTCCGCGCGACTGATCACCGATGCGGTGCGGGCCATGGTGCGCAGCTCGCTCACCGCCTGA